In Streptomyces sclerotialus, one genomic interval encodes:
- a CDS encoding ABC transporter ATP-binding protein yields MSTVHHAVDAPGASDAPVLSVRDLSVSFRSDTRTVHAVDSLSYDVAAGEVLAVVGESGCGKSVTSMAVMGLLPATATVTGSVRLGGRELAGAAEKELAKVRGKDLAMIFQEPMTSLNPVLTIGRQIGEVLRRHQGLSRKEARERAVELLALVGIPAPERRVAEYPHQLSGGMRQRVMIAIAVACDPAVLIADEPTTALDVTVQAGILEVLQTLRERLGTAIVLITHDLGVVADAADRVLVMYAGRAVEQAPVDELFTAPRHPYTRGLLSAVLRPGQEGKRRLPEIPGLVPSLTVQPDACTFAERCAHADDRCGTARPRLTPDPDHQVACWHPVTTPYEEAAR; encoded by the coding sequence ATGAGCACCGTGCACCACGCCGTTGACGCGCCCGGCGCGTCCGACGCGCCCGTACTGAGCGTCCGCGACCTCTCCGTCTCCTTCCGCTCCGACACCCGTACGGTGCACGCCGTCGACTCCCTGTCGTACGACGTGGCGGCCGGCGAGGTCCTGGCCGTCGTCGGCGAGTCGGGCTGCGGCAAGTCGGTCACCTCCATGGCCGTCATGGGCCTGCTCCCGGCCACCGCGACCGTCACCGGCTCGGTACGGCTCGGCGGCCGGGAGCTGGCCGGGGCCGCCGAGAAGGAGCTGGCGAAGGTCCGCGGCAAGGACCTCGCCATGATCTTCCAGGAGCCGATGACCTCGCTGAACCCGGTCCTCACCATCGGCCGGCAGATCGGCGAGGTGCTCCGCCGCCACCAGGGCCTGAGCCGCAAGGAGGCCAGGGAGCGCGCCGTCGAACTGCTCGCGCTGGTCGGCATCCCCGCGCCGGAGCGCCGGGTGGCGGAGTACCCGCACCAGCTCAGCGGCGGCATGCGGCAGCGCGTCATGATCGCCATCGCGGTCGCCTGCGACCCGGCCGTCCTCATCGCCGACGAGCCGACCACAGCCCTCGACGTCACCGTCCAGGCCGGCATCCTCGAAGTCCTCCAGACGCTGCGCGAACGCCTCGGCACCGCCATCGTCCTCATCACCCACGACCTCGGCGTCGTCGCCGATGCCGCCGACCGGGTGCTCGTGATGTACGCGGGCCGGGCCGTCGAACAGGCGCCGGTGGACGAGCTGTTCACCGCACCCCGGCACCCGTACACCCGAGGGCTGCTCAGTGCGGTACTGCGGCCCGGCCAGGAAGGGAAGCGCCGGCTGCCGGAGATCCCCGGACTGGTGCCCAGCCTGACCGTCCAGCCGGACGCCTGCACCTTCGCCGAACGCTGCGCGCACGCGGACGACCGGTGCGGGACGGCGCGGCCGCGGCTGACCCCCGACCCGGACCACCAGGTGGCCTGCTGGCACCCCGTCACCACCCCGTACGAGGAGGCCGCCCGATGA
- a CDS encoding lipoate--protein ligase family protein: MQSRHHGEYKVPGGKLVVVDLEVTDGALRHVRVAGDFFLEPDDALLDINAALEGAPADTGARGLADRIEAALPAGVALIGFTAEAVGIAVRRAVAQATDWTDHDWQIIHEPPQEPALHMALDEVLTTEVAEGRRPPTLRVWEWDRPAVIIGSFQSLRNEVDPAGAERHGITVVRRISGGGAMFVEPGNTITYSLCVPESLVHGLTFAESYAYLDDWVLGALGDMGINAWYKPLNDIATDAGKIAGAAQKRIVAGSGAVLHHVTMSYDIDADKMVEVLRIGKEKLSDKGTTSAKKRVDPLRRQTGLPRSEVITRMIASFRARYGGTDGTVTEAEFTRARELAAGKFSSPEWTTRVP; the protein is encoded by the coding sequence GTGCAGAGCAGGCATCACGGTGAGTACAAGGTGCCCGGCGGCAAGCTGGTCGTCGTCGATCTGGAGGTGACGGACGGCGCGCTGCGCCACGTCCGGGTCGCCGGGGACTTCTTCCTGGAGCCGGACGACGCGCTGCTCGACATCAACGCTGCGCTGGAAGGCGCGCCCGCCGACACCGGGGCGCGGGGCCTGGCGGACCGCATCGAGGCCGCGCTGCCCGCCGGCGTCGCCCTGATCGGCTTCACCGCGGAGGCGGTCGGCATCGCGGTCCGCCGGGCCGTCGCGCAGGCCACCGACTGGACCGACCACGACTGGCAGATCATCCACGAACCGCCGCAGGAGCCCGCGCTGCACATGGCGCTGGACGAGGTGCTGACCACCGAGGTCGCCGAGGGGCGGCGCCCGCCGACGCTCCGGGTCTGGGAGTGGGACCGCCCCGCCGTGATCATCGGCAGCTTCCAGTCGCTGCGCAACGAGGTGGACCCGGCGGGCGCCGAACGGCACGGCATCACGGTCGTCCGCCGGATCAGCGGCGGCGGGGCCATGTTCGTGGAACCCGGCAACACCATCACCTACTCGCTCTGCGTCCCCGAGTCCCTGGTCCACGGGCTGACCTTCGCGGAGAGCTACGCGTACCTCGACGACTGGGTGCTCGGGGCCCTCGGCGACATGGGCATCAACGCCTGGTACAAGCCGCTGAACGACATCGCGACGGACGCCGGGAAGATCGCCGGCGCCGCCCAGAAGCGGATCGTCGCCGGCTCCGGCGCCGTCCTCCACCACGTGACCATGTCCTACGACATCGACGCGGACAAGATGGTCGAGGTCCTGCGCATCGGCAAGGAGAAGCTCTCCGACAAGGGCACCACCAGCGCCAAGAAACGCGTGGACCCGCTCCGCCGCCAGACCGGCCTGCCCCGCTCCGAGGTCATCACCCGCATGATCGCCTCCTTCCGCGCCCGCTACGGCGGCACGGACGGCACGGTGACGGAGGCGGAGTTCACCCGCGCACGCGAACTGGCGGCGGGCAAGTTCAGCTCTCCGGAGTGGACGACGCGGGTGCCGTAA
- a CDS encoding ABC transporter ATP-binding protein — MRYGSKDVLRGVDFHVRRGEVLALLGPNGAGKTTTIEILEGFRKRSAGEVRVLGTDPDDGDEAWRARLGIVLQSWRDHSWWKVRELLDHLGRYYAPYGTPLRNRPYDLDEMIGLVGLTEHVNARVGALSGGQRRRLDVAVGLIGNPDLLFLDEPTTGFDPEARQEFHGLVQRLSDLEDTTILLTTHDLGEAEKLADRIVILAGGRIRADGTAAELAHQVVSRTEVRYTLHGRPRVESVEDATRYVRGLFEEHGDAIGDLEVRRASLEDVYLAMVREMEEA; from the coding sequence ATGCGCTACGGCTCGAAGGACGTGCTGCGCGGCGTGGATTTCCACGTACGCCGTGGCGAGGTGCTCGCGTTGCTGGGACCGAACGGGGCCGGCAAGACGACCACCATCGAAATCCTCGAAGGGTTCCGCAAGCGCTCGGCCGGTGAGGTCCGTGTGCTGGGAACCGACCCGGACGACGGTGACGAGGCGTGGCGGGCCCGACTGGGGATCGTGCTGCAGTCCTGGCGTGACCACAGTTGGTGGAAGGTCCGTGAACTGCTCGATCACCTCGGCCGCTACTACGCGCCGTACGGCACACCGCTTCGCAACCGGCCTTATGACCTCGACGAGATGATCGGCCTGGTCGGGCTGACCGAGCATGTGAACGCCCGGGTCGGTGCGTTGTCCGGTGGGCAGCGGCGCAGGCTGGACGTGGCCGTCGGCCTGATAGGCAACCCGGACCTGCTCTTCCTCGACGAGCCGACCACCGGTTTCGACCCGGAGGCCCGCCAGGAGTTCCACGGGCTGGTGCAGCGGCTGTCGGATCTGGAGGACACGACGATCCTGCTCACCACGCACGACCTGGGCGAGGCCGAGAAGCTGGCCGACCGGATCGTGATTCTGGCGGGCGGCCGGATCAGGGCCGACGGCACGGCGGCCGAGCTGGCGCACCAAGTGGTGAGCAGGACCGAGGTCCGGTACACGCTCCACGGCAGGCCGCGAGTGGAGTCGGTCGAGGACGCGACCCGGTATGTGCGGGGACTGTTCGAGGAGCACGGCGACGCGATCGGTGACCTTGAGGTGCGCCGGGCGAGTCTGGAAGACGTCTACCTGGCCATGGTGCGGGAGATGGAGGAGGCATGA
- a CDS encoding SIR2 family NAD-dependent protein deacylase, with amino-acid sequence MSSTVDSPDGAARHPLVALLSGAGISTDSGIPDYRGPNGVWRRDPEAEKLVTYDYYMTDPEIRRRSWLMRRDGPALRARPNAAHEAVTRLERSGVPVRVITQNVDGLHQLAGTPDHKVLELHGTARTAVCTQCHARTPMTDALARVTAGDPDPKCLDCGGIMKSATVMFGESLDPEVLDAAITVAKSCDVFVAVGTSLSVQPAASLAGLAAEHGARLIIVNAEPTPYDALADEIIRDPIGEALPRLLDRLHP; translated from the coding sequence ATGAGCAGCACGGTCGACTCCCCCGACGGCGCGGCCCGGCACCCCCTGGTCGCCCTCCTCAGCGGCGCCGGGATCTCCACCGACTCCGGCATCCCCGACTACCGCGGCCCGAACGGGGTGTGGCGCCGCGACCCGGAGGCCGAGAAGCTCGTCACGTACGACTACTACATGACCGACCCCGAGATCCGGCGCCGGTCCTGGCTGATGCGGCGGGACGGCCCGGCGCTGCGCGCCCGGCCGAACGCCGCGCACGAGGCCGTCACCCGGCTGGAGCGCTCCGGCGTCCCCGTCCGCGTCATCACCCAGAACGTCGACGGGCTGCACCAGCTCGCCGGGACGCCCGACCACAAGGTCCTGGAGCTGCACGGCACCGCCCGCACCGCGGTCTGCACCCAATGCCACGCCCGGACACCGATGACCGACGCGCTGGCCAGGGTGACCGCCGGTGACCCGGACCCGAAATGCCTCGACTGCGGCGGCATCATGAAGTCGGCGACCGTGATGTTCGGCGAGAGCCTGGACCCGGAGGTACTGGACGCGGCGATCACGGTGGCGAAGAGCTGCGACGTCTTCGTGGCGGTGGGCACGAGCCTGTCGGTCCAGCCGGCTGCCTCCCTCGCGGGCCTGGCCGCCGAGCACGGCGCCCGCCTGATCATCGTCAACGCCGAACCCACCCCGTACGACGCACTGGCCGACGAGATCATCCGCGACCCGATCGGCGAAGCCCTCCCCCGGCTGCTGGACCGTTTGCACCCGTGA
- a CDS encoding ABC transporter permease, which yields MTATPDTTGSAAGTGTPAAPDGPAAAPRAGTLRTRLRALRRNRLALTGAVIAAVFVLAALCAPLIAPYDPARADFGAALAPPSWAHWLGTDDLGRDQLSRVIHGARASMQVGLLAVLLAFLVGVPLGLAAGYYGRYADSAVSRLTDTLLAFPFLVLAVGLAAVLGPSLLNATIAIGISQVPAVIRIARAETLRLKHLDYVGAALVNGGGDGTVLFRHILPNATSALIVQATVGIPAAIIGEALLSFLGLGVQPPAPSLGVMLSGAQPFLGPAPWMAVFPGLAIVAATLAFNLLGDGLRDVLDPRGGTR from the coding sequence ATGACTGCCACCCCGGACACCACCGGCTCCGCGGCCGGCACGGGCACCCCGGCCGCCCCGGACGGGCCCGCGGCGGCGCCGCGCGCCGGCACCCTGCGCACCCGGCTGCGCGCCCTGCGCCGGAACCGGCTCGCGCTCACCGGTGCCGTGATCGCCGCGGTCTTCGTGCTGGCCGCGCTCTGCGCCCCGCTGATCGCCCCGTACGACCCGGCACGCGCCGACTTCGGCGCCGCCCTCGCGCCGCCCTCCTGGGCGCACTGGCTCGGCACCGACGACCTCGGCCGCGACCAGCTCTCCCGGGTGATCCACGGCGCCCGCGCCTCCATGCAGGTGGGCCTGCTCGCCGTACTGCTGGCCTTCCTCGTCGGCGTACCGCTGGGCCTGGCCGCCGGGTACTACGGCAGGTACGCCGACTCTGCCGTCTCCCGGCTCACCGACACCCTGCTCGCCTTCCCGTTCCTCGTCCTCGCGGTGGGCCTGGCGGCCGTCCTCGGCCCGTCCCTGCTCAACGCCACCATCGCCATCGGCATCTCACAGGTGCCGGCCGTCATCCGCATCGCCCGCGCCGAGACGCTGCGCCTGAAACACCTGGACTACGTGGGGGCCGCGCTCGTCAACGGCGGCGGCGACGGCACCGTCCTCTTCCGGCACATCCTGCCCAACGCCACCTCCGCGCTGATCGTGCAGGCCACGGTCGGCATCCCCGCCGCGATCATCGGCGAGGCGCTGCTGAGCTTCCTCGGCCTCGGTGTCCAGCCGCCGGCCCCCTCGCTCGGCGTGATGCTCTCCGGCGCCCAGCCCTTCCTCGGTCCCGCGCCCTGGATGGCGGTCTTCCCCGGCCTCGCCATCGTCGCCGCGACGCTGGCCTTCAACCTGCTCGGTGACGGCCTGCGGGACGTCCTCGACCCCCGCGGAGGCACCCGATGA
- a CDS encoding ABC transporter ATP-binding protein, which produces MSAVHEIPAPREGGPGASAYEAGATPVLEVRDLCRHFTAPGGTVRAVDGVSLTIGRGEVLGLVGESGSGKSTVGRCVVRLDEPTGGRVALKGTDITHLSRRALRPLRTDMHLVFQDPSSSLDPRMTVGQIVAEPLRLHRLVPRAGLRARVEELLGQVGLRPEHADRHPHELSGGQRQRISLARALSVGPDLLIADEPTSALDVSVQASVLNLLADLQRDRGFGCLFITHDLAAVEFLADRIAVMYLGRIVEEAPTDRLFAAALHPYTQALLSAAPVPHPALQRTRERIVLSGDLPSPLAPPPGCHFHTRCPVAVDRCRTEAPELRELPGSRRVACHLAAE; this is translated from the coding sequence ATGAGCGCCGTGCACGAGATCCCGGCCCCGCGCGAGGGAGGGCCGGGCGCCTCCGCATATGAAGCGGGCGCCACGCCCGTCCTCGAAGTGCGCGACCTGTGCCGCCACTTCACCGCGCCCGGCGGCACCGTACGGGCCGTGGACGGCGTCAGCCTGACCATCGGGCGCGGTGAAGTCCTCGGTCTGGTGGGGGAGTCCGGCAGCGGCAAGTCCACCGTCGGCCGCTGCGTGGTCCGCCTGGACGAGCCGACCGGCGGCCGTGTCGCCCTCAAGGGCACCGACATCACCCACCTCTCACGCCGTGCCCTGCGCCCCCTCCGCACCGACATGCACCTGGTCTTCCAGGACCCGTCCTCCTCGCTCGACCCGCGCATGACCGTCGGGCAGATCGTCGCCGAGCCGCTGCGGCTGCACCGCCTGGTCCCCAGGGCCGGCCTGCGGGCCCGCGTCGAGGAGCTGCTCGGCCAGGTCGGGCTGCGCCCCGAACACGCCGACCGGCATCCGCACGAGCTCTCCGGGGGCCAGCGCCAGCGCATCTCCCTCGCCCGCGCGCTCTCCGTCGGTCCGGACCTGCTGATCGCCGACGAGCCGACCTCCGCGCTGGACGTCTCCGTCCAGGCCTCGGTCCTCAACCTCCTCGCCGACCTGCAGCGGGACCGCGGCTTCGGCTGCCTGTTCATCACCCACGACCTGGCCGCCGTGGAGTTCCTGGCGGACCGGATCGCCGTGATGTACCTCGGCCGCATCGTCGAGGAGGCCCCGACGGACCGCCTCTTCGCGGCCGCCCTGCACCCGTACACGCAGGCGCTCCTCTCCGCGGCCCCGGTACCGCACCCCGCACTCCAGCGCACCCGCGAACGCATCGTCCTCAGCGGCGACCTCCCGAGCCCCCTCGCACCGCCTCCGGGCTGTCACTTCCATACGCGGTGCCCGGTGGCGGTCGACCGCTGCCGCACAGAAGCGCCGGAGCTACGGGAGCTGCCGGGGAGCCGCCGGGTGGCGTGCCACCTGGCAGCCGAATGA
- a CDS encoding ABC transporter permease, whose protein sequence is MKPGAVALRTGLQRGWIEFRQTVTNGGQLIGWLFWPAIALAVMYFMRDTTVPGTDFSLGTHAVPGILGINTLFTGLVGLAFTLITDREDGTLLRAKATPNGMLGYVTGKVLAQAGTTVAVLLILLVPVAFLFDGLQLDAVSSWVTLVWVLALGMLAILPVGAILGSLFRSTQGLVPIMVLIMVLVGFSGVFYPVTALPEWVQWIAQVFPVYWLGLGLRAAFLPDALAASEIGESWRFLEMAGVLGVWGVVGFLVAPGVLRRMARRESGSAVAARRESVARRAA, encoded by the coding sequence ATGAAGCCAGGCGCGGTCGCTCTGCGTACGGGGCTGCAACGTGGCTGGATCGAGTTCCGGCAGACGGTGACCAACGGGGGACAGCTCATCGGCTGGCTGTTCTGGCCGGCCATCGCGCTGGCCGTCATGTATTTCATGCGGGACACCACAGTGCCCGGCACCGACTTCTCCCTCGGCACCCATGCGGTCCCCGGGATCCTCGGGATCAACACACTCTTCACCGGCCTGGTCGGGCTGGCGTTCACCTTGATCACCGACCGGGAGGACGGCACGTTGCTGCGTGCCAAGGCGACGCCGAACGGCATGCTCGGCTACGTCACCGGCAAAGTGCTCGCGCAGGCCGGTACCACCGTGGCGGTGCTGCTCATACTGCTGGTTCCGGTGGCGTTCCTCTTCGACGGCCTGCAGTTGGACGCGGTGTCGTCGTGGGTGACCCTGGTGTGGGTGCTCGCGCTCGGCATGCTGGCGATCCTGCCGGTCGGCGCGATCCTCGGCTCACTCTTCCGCAGCACCCAAGGACTTGTTCCGATCATGGTCCTGATCATGGTGCTCGTCGGCTTCTCCGGGGTGTTCTACCCGGTCACCGCGCTGCCCGAGTGGGTGCAGTGGATCGCGCAGGTCTTCCCGGTCTACTGGCTCGGCCTCGGACTGCGCGCCGCGTTCCTGCCGGACGCCCTGGCCGCGTCGGAGATCGGCGAATCCTGGCGGTTCCTGGAGATGGCCGGCGTGCTCGGGGTGTGGGGAGTCGTCGGCTTCCTGGTGGCACCGGGCGTACTGCGCCGGATGGCGCGACGTGAGTCCGGCTCGGCCGTGGCGGCCCGCCGCGAGAGCGTCGCCAGGCGAGCGGCGTGA
- a CDS encoding ABC transporter permease, protein MSRYLLTRLRQSVITLFLVSVVVFAGIRALPGDPALALAGEERSPEALAAVREAYGLNDNIVIQYGRFVGHALTGDLGTSARTGLPVLDSIRNALPVTLELAALSLLLAVVLGIGAGVLAAVRRGKATEWLANAIALLGLSVPTFWLGIVLVLAFAIAVPVFAASGYVPFGTDPVDNLRRMVLPAVVLGSGLAAVVMRQTRGAMLDNLSADYVRTARAKGLSRRQVIGGHALRNSLVTVVTVLGLQLGHLISGAVVTEQIFVLPGFGKLTIDAVFTRDYTMLQGVVLCTSAAYILINLAVDVLYSVIDPRIRLGGAR, encoded by the coding sequence ATGAGCAGATACCTCCTCACCCGGCTCCGGCAATCGGTCATCACCCTCTTCCTCGTCAGCGTCGTCGTCTTCGCCGGCATCCGCGCGCTCCCCGGCGACCCGGCCCTCGCGCTGGCCGGCGAGGAACGCAGCCCCGAGGCGCTGGCCGCGGTCCGCGAGGCGTACGGGCTGAACGACAACATCGTGATCCAGTACGGGCGGTTCGTCGGCCACGCCCTCACCGGCGACCTCGGCACCTCCGCCCGCACCGGCCTCCCCGTCCTGGACTCGATCCGCAACGCCCTCCCGGTGACGCTCGAACTGGCCGCGCTCTCCCTCCTCCTGGCGGTCGTCCTCGGCATCGGCGCCGGGGTGCTCGCGGCCGTCCGGCGCGGCAAGGCCACGGAATGGCTGGCCAACGCGATCGCCCTGCTGGGCCTCTCCGTCCCCACCTTCTGGCTCGGCATCGTCCTCGTCCTGGCCTTCGCCATCGCCGTACCGGTCTTCGCGGCCTCCGGTTACGTGCCCTTCGGCACCGACCCGGTCGACAACCTGCGGCGCATGGTCCTGCCCGCCGTCGTCCTCGGCTCCGGGCTGGCGGCCGTCGTGATGCGGCAGACCCGCGGCGCGATGCTCGACAACCTCTCAGCGGACTACGTGCGCACAGCGCGCGCCAAGGGGCTCTCGCGGCGCCAGGTCATCGGCGGGCACGCGCTGCGCAACAGCCTGGTGACGGTGGTGACCGTCCTCGGCCTCCAGCTCGGCCACCTGATCTCCGGCGCCGTCGTCACCGAGCAGATCTTCGTCCTGCCCGGTTTCGGCAAGCTCACCATCGACGCCGTCTTCACCCGCGACTACACGATGCTCCAGGGCGTGGTGCTGTGCACCTCCGCCGCCTACATCCTCATCAACCTCGCGGTCGACGTGCTGTATTCGGTCATCGACCCGCGGATCCGGCTCGGAGGCGCCCGATGA
- a CDS encoding ABC transporter substrate-binding protein: MRRTAAVLGAAGLMAGTVGCGSLTSSATEVGGVRMTDPRPVRDGGTLTVALKADPDKLDPTLAQTLVGRTVFAGMCEKLYDTDRTGEVVPQLAAALPKTSDGGRTVTIRVRHGLTFSDGTRLDAAAVARSLERHRTLPGSARATELGPLVKAEATGKYTVRIRLKEPYVPLTGVLADRAGMVMSPTALERYGKNFTNHPSCVGPFKYVERVAGDRIVLAKDPRYYDADTVHLDRVVYKTITDGNVRLANLRSGDVQVGDQMGPVEVRSSLTESQLQLFNSPSLGYQGLGFNTGNVHGTGQKPGKLHTVLAREPRVREAFALALDRRLINKVVFQGMYEPACGPVSPESAIAPGTADCPERDLPRAKRLLKEAGVGLPVRIELKVSTSPEDSRLGQVIQAMAREAGFDVRLRPMEYATLLEETDAGQYDAYVSGWSGRLDPDGNIASFVGTAGAMNTYGISDPDIDRLIAEGRTTQDPAARARVYGQLTDHIRDQHALIYLYRQKNYVVARQDVAGVRVYGDGLVRVKDAGYAR; the protein is encoded by the coding sequence GTGCGCCGAACAGCGGCTGTTCTGGGGGCGGCAGGGCTGATGGCCGGAACCGTGGGGTGCGGGTCGCTGACCTCGTCCGCCACCGAGGTGGGCGGGGTCCGGATGACCGACCCGCGCCCGGTACGGGACGGCGGCACACTCACCGTCGCCCTCAAGGCCGACCCCGACAAACTGGATCCGACCCTGGCCCAGACCCTCGTCGGCCGCACCGTCTTCGCCGGCATGTGCGAGAAGCTGTACGACACCGACCGCACCGGCGAGGTCGTACCGCAACTGGCGGCGGCCCTGCCGAAGACCTCCGACGGCGGCCGGACGGTGACCATCAGGGTGCGCCACGGCCTGACGTTCAGTGACGGCACCCGGCTCGACGCCGCCGCCGTCGCGCGCTCCCTGGAACGCCACCGCACCCTTCCCGGATCGGCCCGCGCCACCGAACTCGGCCCGCTGGTCAAGGCCGAGGCGACGGGGAAGTACACCGTCCGCATCCGCCTCAAGGAGCCGTACGTCCCGCTCACCGGCGTGCTCGCCGACCGCGCGGGGATGGTCATGTCGCCCACGGCACTGGAGAGGTACGGCAAGAACTTCACCAACCACCCCTCCTGCGTCGGCCCGTTCAAGTACGTCGAGCGCGTCGCGGGCGACCGCATCGTGCTCGCGAAGGACCCCCGCTACTACGACGCGGACACGGTCCACCTCGACCGGGTCGTCTACAAGACGATCACCGACGGCAACGTCCGGCTGGCCAACCTCCGCTCCGGCGACGTCCAGGTCGGCGACCAGATGGGCCCGGTGGAGGTACGCAGTTCGCTGACCGAGTCACAGCTCCAGCTCTTCAACTCGCCCTCGCTGGGCTACCAGGGCCTCGGCTTCAACACGGGCAACGTCCACGGCACGGGGCAGAAGCCGGGCAAGCTCCACACGGTCCTCGCCCGCGAGCCGCGCGTCCGTGAGGCCTTCGCGCTCGCCCTGGACCGCAGACTGATCAACAAGGTCGTCTTCCAGGGCATGTACGAGCCGGCCTGCGGGCCTGTCTCACCCGAGTCGGCCATCGCACCGGGGACCGCCGACTGCCCGGAGCGCGATCTCCCGCGCGCCAAGCGGCTGTTGAAGGAGGCCGGCGTCGGACTGCCCGTCCGGATCGAGCTGAAGGTCTCCACCTCGCCCGAGGACAGCCGCCTCGGCCAGGTGATCCAGGCCATGGCCCGCGAGGCCGGCTTCGACGTACGGCTGCGGCCCATGGAGTACGCGACGCTCCTGGAGGAGACCGACGCCGGGCAGTACGACGCGTACGTCAGCGGCTGGTCCGGGCGGCTCGACCCGGACGGCAACATCGCCTCCTTCGTCGGCACGGCGGGCGCCATGAACACCTACGGCATCTCCGACCCGGACATCGACCGGCTGATCGCGGAGGGCCGCACCACCCAGGACCCGGCGGCACGCGCCCGTGTCTACGGGCAGCTCACCGACCACATCCGCGACCAGCACGCCCTGATCTACCTCTACCGGCAGAAGAACTACGTCGTGGCGCGGCAGGACGTGGCCGGCGTACGCGTCTACGGCGACGGACTGGTGCGCGTCAAGGATGCGGGGTACGCCCGATGA